The Syntrophales bacterium genome contains a region encoding:
- the argJ gene encoding bifunctional glutamate N-acetyltransferase/amino-acid acetyltransferase ArgJ, whose product MRGSEAYSVPGFLANGIHVGIKEGGRKDLALIFSRAPAKAAGVFTRNCFKAAPVLLDMERIGAGMAQAILANSGNANAATGHEGYEDALAMSRGFSEKLGIRDGLVLVASTGVIGPRLPMGKIEAGMERLVGGLHTNGIPDAEEAIMTTDKFPKIASRKGMIGSKEITLCGIAKGAGMIEPSMATMLAFFMTDAAIDHHTLNAIFRQAVNKSFNAITVDGCMSTNDTAIILASGIAGNNPIKRPSRHLTIFKEMLFSVTSYLAQFIVKDGEGATKLIGVVVEEAKSTGDAKKVAYKVANSNLVKTAFFGGDPNWGRIIAAVGSAGVPLPIDAVRIYLEEVPVFAGGRGIAGQEKRLLEIMDKTDISVRIKLGMGNKAFSIHTSDLSFDYVRINAHYHT is encoded by the coding sequence ATGAGGGGAAGTGAAGCATATAGCGTTCCTGGTTTTTTAGCCAACGGTATCCATGTGGGCATCAAGGAAGGTGGCAGGAAAGATCTCGCCCTGATATTCTCAAGGGCACCGGCAAAGGCGGCAGGGGTATTTACGAGAAACTGCTTCAAGGCCGCTCCGGTTCTCCTTGACATGGAGAGGATAGGAGCAGGTATGGCCCAGGCAATTTTAGCCAACAGTGGTAATGCAAATGCAGCCACGGGCCACGAAGGATACGAAGACGCCCTTGCCATGTCCAGAGGGTTTTCCGAAAAATTAGGGATTAGAGATGGGCTTGTTTTAGTAGCCTCGACGGGCGTGATCGGCCCCAGACTTCCGATGGGAAAAATTGAGGCAGGTATGGAAAGACTTGTCGGGGGATTGCATACAAATGGGATTCCCGATGCCGAAGAGGCGATCATGACGACGGATAAATTCCCCAAGATAGCATCTCGAAAGGGGATGATCGGGTCAAAAGAAATTACCCTCTGCGGCATAGCCAAGGGGGCCGGGATGATAGAACCCAGCATGGCCACTATGCTTGCCTTTTTTATGACCGATGCCGCAATTGATCATCATACCTTAAATGCCATCTTCAGGCAGGCGGTAAACAAAAGCTTCAATGCCATCACGGTAGATGGGTGCATGAGCACCAATGACACGGCTATTATCCTGGCCAGTGGCATTGCCGGCAACAATCCAATCAAAAGACCATCAAGGCATCTGACCATCTTTAAAGAAATGCTTTTCAGTGTCACATCTTATCTTGCGCAATTCATAGTAAAGGATGGTGAAGGGGCAACAAAGCTCATCGGGGTTGTCGTCGAGGAGGCAAAATCCACAGGCGATGCAAAGAAAGTGGCCTATAAGGTTGCCAACTCCAATCTGGTCAAAACCGCTTTTTTCGGGGGCGACCCCAACTGGGGAAGGATTATAGCGGCTGTCGGTTCCGCAGGAGTACCGCTTCCCATTGATGCCGTTCGCATCTACCTGGAAGAGGTTCCCGTTTTTGCCGGCGGGCGGGGAATCGCCGGTCAGGAAAAAAGGCTTTTAGAAATCATGGACAAAACAGATATCAGCGTAAGAATCAAACTGGGCATGGGGAATAAGGCGTTCTCCATCCATACCTCCGATCTTTCTTTCGATTATGTCAGGATTAACGCTCACTATCATACGTAA
- the rpsB gene encoding 30S ribosomal protein S2, which produces MANVSMKLLLEAGVHFGHQTNRWNPKMKPYIFGARNNIYIIDLQQTVEMFQTAYNFVVDMVEARGELLFVGTKRQSQESIREEAKRCGMPYVNQRWLGGMLTNFSTIKKSIDRLNTLDKMLADDSIEAFPKKEILLLKKERDKLEKVLGGIRKIKGLPGGLFVVDTKRESIAVNEAKKLRIPIVAIVDTNCDPDDIDYVIPGNDDAIRAIKLFSSKFADAVLEGKKRLEETILRESDKEAEEIQKSAEFGIPEILEMKDEIPDFEEHLDDDTEGSAKKGKFEEVE; this is translated from the coding sequence ATGGCAAATGTTTCCATGAAGTTGTTATTAGAGGCGGGGGTTCATTTTGGTCACCAGACGAATAGATGGAACCCCAAAATGAAGCCCTATATATTCGGGGCAAGAAATAACATTTACATCATAGACCTCCAGCAGACGGTAGAGATGTTTCAGACTGCATACAATTTTGTCGTTGACATGGTGGAGGCAAGGGGAGAGCTTTTATTTGTGGGTACCAAGAGGCAGTCCCAGGAATCAATTAGAGAAGAGGCAAAAAGATGCGGCATGCCCTATGTAAATCAGCGATGGCTTGGCGGGATGCTTACCAACTTCAGTACCATCAAGAAAAGTATCGATAGACTAAACACTCTGGACAAGATGTTAGCAGATGACAGTATCGAGGCCTTTCCCAAAAAGGAAATTCTGTTGCTTAAGAAGGAACGGGATAAACTTGAAAAGGTCTTAGGGGGTATCAGGAAGATTAAAGGTCTCCCGGGTGGATTGTTTGTTGTGGATACGAAGAGGGAAAGTATCGCCGTCAATGAAGCCAAAAAATTAAGGATTCCTATTGTCGCTATTGTTGATACCAATTGTGACCCTGATGACATAGATTATGTAATTCCAGGGAACGATGATGCCATAAGGGCCATCAAGCTGTTTTCTTCGAAGTTCGCAGATGCCGTCCTGGAAGGCAAAAAACGCCTCGAAGAGACGATACTAAGGGAAAGTGACAAGGAAGCCGAAGAGATTCAAAAGAGTGCAGAGTTTGGTATTCCTGAAATCTTGGAGATGAAGGACGAGATACCCGATTTTGAGGAACATCTTGATGATGATACCGAAGGGTCTGCAAAAAAGGGAAAGTTTGAGGAGGTAGAGTAA
- the tsf gene encoding translation elongation factor Ts produces MDITSVMVKELRVKTGAGMMDCKEALMASDGDFEKAIDYLRKKGMSAATRRSSKTAKDGTVASYIHLGGKIGVMVEVNCETDFVARTEDFQALAKDLAMHIAALNPSYVKPEDVPPHVLAREKEIYRSQALAEGKPEKIWDKIIEGKLKKYYEDVCLLDQKFVKNPEITVGTLVNNMIARTGENIVVRRFARFQLGED; encoded by the coding sequence TTGGACATTACATCTGTTATGGTTAAAGAATTGAGGGTAAAAACAGGCGCCGGCATGATGGATTGCAAAGAAGCCCTGATGGCATCTGACGGGGACTTTGAGAAGGCCATTGATTATCTGCGGAAAAAAGGCATGTCGGCTGCCACCAGGAGGTCTTCAAAAACGGCCAAGGATGGTACTGTTGCCTCTTATATTCATCTGGGTGGGAAGATCGGGGTCATGGTGGAAGTCAATTGTGAAACCGATTTTGTCGCCAGAACCGAGGATTTCCAAGCCCTTGCAAAAGACCTGGCAATGCATATCGCCGCATTAAATCCCTCTTACGTGAAGCCCGAAGACGTCCCTCCCCATGTCCTTGCGAGGGAAAAAGAAATTTACAGAAGCCAGGCCCTGGCCGAGGGCAAACCGGAAAAGATATGGGACAAGATTATCGAAGGAAAGTTGAAGAAGTACTATGAGGATGTGTGCCTGTTAGATCAGAAGTTTGTCAAGAATCCTGAGATAACCGTCGGGACGCTGGTCAACAATATGATTGCCCGGACGGGGGAAAATATTGTTGTCAGAAGATTTGCCCGTTTCCAGCTTGGCGAAGATTAA
- the secA gene encoding preprotein translocase subunit SecA produces MLGSILKKVVGSKNDRELRRLSVILHETNDLEPAMTAASDEDLKAKTPYFKEKLANGAELDDILPEAFAVAREAARRTVQMRPFNVQVIGGLVLHEGKIAEMKTGEGKTLAATMPLYLNALTGKGAHLVTVNDYLAKRDAEWMGPVYEFLGMSVGVVVHGMSDDERRGAYHADITYGTNNEFGFDYLRDNMKFALEDFVQREFHYAIVDEVDSILIDEARTPLIISGPSEESTDKYYRINQIIPRLRRDQDYTVDEKSRTVVLTEEGVSHVESYLKVANLFEPKNIEFLHHVNQALKAHTLFNRDVDYLVRDGQVIIVDEFTGRVMPGRRYSDGLHQALEAKERVKIEQENQTLASITFQNYFRMYRKLAGMTGTADTEAAEFKKIYNLDVVVIPTNEPMIRTDYTDVIYKTEKEKFNAIIEEIKELHRAERPVLVGTISIEKSELLSKYLTRTGIKHHVLNAKHHEKEAEIVAQAGQPDMMTISTNMAGRGTDIKLGDGVAEVGGLHILGTERHESRRIDNQLRGRSGRQGDKGSSRFYLSLEDDLLRIFGGERISSIMERIGIEEDQPIEHRLISRAIENAQKRVEGQNFEMRKHLLEYDDVMNRQRQVIYEQRKKALRGEELWSDIEEMLEEVVEDLVTEHIDERRHPEEWDLKGLDDMVFKQFSLRLKLSEQGDGLNREGIEEAITSGVKTLLRNKEKDFGEPLMNYLMKVIMLQSIDTHWKDHLLAMDHLKEGIGLRGYGQKDPVREYQKEGYEMFMDMVYRIKEDTLGKLCLVKIQREEEVEQMREQSSREYVLSRGEEPATSTTVRREGKKVGRNAPCPCGSGKKYKKCCGV; encoded by the coding sequence ATGCTGGGTTCAATATTAAAAAAAGTTGTGGGAAGTAAGAATGACAGGGAATTGAGGCGGCTGTCCGTCATTCTTCACGAGACAAACGATCTCGAACCGGCAATGACGGCGGCGAGCGATGAGGATCTCAAGGCCAAAACCCCGTACTTCAAGGAAAAACTCGCTAATGGGGCGGAACTTGACGATATCCTGCCGGAGGCGTTCGCCGTCGCGAGAGAGGCGGCCAGGCGTACCGTACAGATGAGGCCATTTAATGTTCAGGTCATCGGCGGCCTCGTCCTTCACGAGGGGAAAATTGCGGAGATGAAGACCGGCGAGGGGAAAACATTGGCGGCAACCATGCCGCTCTATCTGAATGCGCTGACCGGGAAGGGCGCCCATCTGGTGACGGTGAATGATTACCTCGCAAAGAGGGACGCGGAATGGATGGGCCCTGTCTATGAATTTCTCGGCATGTCCGTTGGCGTCGTGGTGCACGGGATGAGTGATGACGAAAGGAGGGGCGCCTATCATGCGGACATCACCTATGGCACCAACAATGAATTTGGCTTTGACTATCTCCGTGACAACATGAAGTTTGCCCTCGAAGATTTTGTGCAGCGGGAATTCCATTATGCAATCGTTGATGAGGTGGACAGTATCCTGATTGATGAAGCGAGAACGCCTTTGATCATCTCCGGTCCTTCCGAGGAATCCACCGACAAGTACTACCGGATAAATCAAATTATTCCGAGGCTCAGAAGGGATCAGGACTACACGGTGGACGAAAAAAGCCGTACCGTTGTTCTGACAGAAGAAGGTGTCTCCCATGTGGAAAGTTATCTCAAGGTAGCCAATCTCTTTGAACCAAAAAATATCGAGTTCCTTCACCATGTGAACCAAGCATTGAAGGCCCACACCCTTTTCAACCGGGATGTGGATTACCTGGTAAGGGATGGTCAGGTCATCATCGTTGATGAGTTCACGGGGAGGGTGATGCCGGGGAGACGTTACAGCGACGGGCTACATCAGGCCCTCGAGGCAAAAGAAAGGGTAAAGATAGAACAGGAAAATCAAACCCTCGCCTCCATCACCTTTCAGAATTACTTCAGGATGTACCGCAAGTTGGCAGGAATGACAGGCACCGCCGATACAGAGGCGGCCGAATTCAAAAAGATATACAATCTCGATGTCGTTGTCATTCCTACGAATGAGCCGATGATAAGAACTGACTATACCGATGTGATCTACAAGACGGAAAAGGAGAAATTCAATGCCATCATTGAGGAGATCAAAGAGTTGCACAGGGCAGAGAGACCTGTCCTCGTAGGAACGATATCCATAGAAAAATCTGAGCTTTTAAGTAAATACCTGACCCGTACCGGGATTAAACATCATGTCCTGAATGCAAAACACCACGAAAAAGAGGCAGAGATCGTCGCCCAGGCCGGTCAGCCGGATATGATGACTATTTCGACCAATATGGCAGGCAGGGGAACTGATATAAAGCTTGGGGATGGTGTGGCTGAGGTTGGTGGTTTACACATCCTGGGAACGGAAAGGCATGAGAGCCGAAGGATAGACAATCAGCTCAGGGGACGGTCGGGCAGGCAGGGGGACAAAGGTTCTTCAAGATTTTACCTCTCCCTCGAGGACGATCTCCTCCGGATATTTGGCGGGGAGAGGATCTCCTCTATCATGGAACGGATTGGCATAGAAGAAGATCAACCGATCGAGCATCGCCTTATCTCCAGAGCCATAGAAAATGCCCAGAAGAGGGTAGAAGGGCAGAATTTCGAGATGCGTAAACACCTCCTTGAATACGATGACGTAATGAACAGACAGAGACAGGTGATCTACGAACAGCGAAAAAAAGCGCTCCGTGGTGAGGAACTGTGGTCAGACATTGAAGAAATGCTGGAGGAGGTTGTGGAAGATTTAGTCACGGAGCATATAGACGAAAGGCGCCATCCTGAGGAGTGGGACCTCAAGGGACTGGATGATATGGTCTTTAAGCAATTTTCATTGAGATTGAAACTCAGTGAGCAAGGTGACGGTCTTAATAGAGAAGGCATTGAGGAGGCAATCACCTCGGGTGTCAAAACCCTCCTGAGAAACAAGGAAAAAGATTTTGGCGAACCCCTGATGAATTATCTCATGAAGGTGATCATGCTCCAATCCATTGACACACACTGGAAGGATCATCTGCTGGCCATGGACCATCTTAAAGAAGGCATCGGGCTTCGAGGATATGGCCAGAAGGACCCTGTCAGGGAGTATCAGAAAGAGGGCTATGAGATGTTTATGGACATGGTCTACCGTATCAAGGAGGATACCCTTGGGAAACTGTGCCTGGTCAAAATCCAGCGGGAGGAAGAGGTTGAACAGATGCGAGAACAATCCAGCCGGGAATATGTCCTGAGTCGGGGCGAAGAACCGGCAACATCTACTACCGTCAGAAGGGAAGGCAAAAAAGTGGGGAGAAATGCCCCCTGTCCATGCGGAAGTGGGAAAAAATATAAGAAGTGCTGTGGAGTGTGA
- the pyrH gene encoding UMP kinase — protein MTVGKVAYKRVLLKLSGEALMGDCPSGIDPHVVNLIAGEIGGVVALDVQLGVVVGGGNIFRGAEAKAGGIDRITADYMGMLGTVINSLALQSALEHRGVETRVQSVIEMKEIAEPFIQRRAIRHLEKGRVVIFAGGTGNPYFTTDTAASLRAMEIRADAILKATRVDGIYDKDPVQYSDATMFKKISYTDVLTKSLKVMDATAISLCRDNNLPIVVFNLRKTGNIKRVICGQPIGTIVGG, from the coding sequence ATGACTGTGGGGAAGGTAGCCTATAAAAGGGTGCTCCTGAAGTTGAGCGGTGAGGCCCTTATGGGGGATTGTCCTTCAGGGATAGATCCTCACGTGGTCAATTTGATTGCCGGAGAAATCGGGGGGGTTGTTGCTCTGGATGTTCAATTAGGGGTGGTTGTAGGGGGAGGCAATATATTCCGCGGCGCGGAAGCTAAGGCCGGGGGTATAGACCGAATCACAGCCGATTATATGGGTATGCTTGGGACGGTCATCAACAGCCTTGCCCTCCAGAGTGCCCTTGAGCATCGCGGCGTAGAAACAAGGGTTCAATCGGTCATCGAGATGAAAGAGATTGCAGAACCCTTTATCCAGAGAAGGGCGATACGGCATCTGGAGAAGGGTAGGGTGGTGATATTTGCCGGCGGCACCGGTAATCCTTATTTTACCACAGATACAGCCGCCTCTCTGAGGGCTATGGAGATAAGGGCCGACGCCATCCTGAAAGCCACCAGGGTTGATGGGATCTACGATAAGGATCCAGTTCAATACAGCGATGCGACGATGTTTAAAAAGATCAGTTATACCGATGTGTTAACTAAATCTCTTAAAGTTATGGATGCAACTGCTATTTCCCTCTGCCGGGATAACAATCTCCCCATTGTGGTATTTAATCTGCGAAAAACGGGAAACATCAAACGTGTAATTTGCGGGCAGCCAATAGGAACTATTGTCGGAGGTTGA
- the frr gene encoding ribosome recycling factor, with translation MKDLIFEELKGNMEKAIHFLEKSFNKVRTGRASLALLDGIKVEYYGVPTPLNQVATLSTPETRLIVISPWDSSIIGNIEKAIQKSDLGLVPTSDGKLIRIAIPLLTEERRKELVKVVGKMAEECKIALRNVRRDTNDQLKSLKKDNEISEDELYTWQDEVQKITDKYIEKAENVLAAKEKEIMEI, from the coding sequence ATGAAGGATTTGATTTTCGAGGAACTAAAGGGAAACATGGAAAAGGCGATCCACTTCCTTGAAAAATCTTTTAACAAGGTAAGGACAGGGCGGGCATCTCTTGCCCTTCTCGATGGCATAAAGGTTGAGTACTACGGTGTCCCCACACCGCTGAACCAGGTTGCTACTCTTTCCACACCGGAGACCCGTCTGATCGTCATATCCCCCTGGGACAGCAGTATCATCGGGAATATTGAAAAGGCCATCCAGAAATCTGATCTCGGATTGGTGCCGACCAGTGACGGGAAATTGATACGCATTGCCATTCCCCTCTTGACGGAAGAGAGGAGAAAAGAGCTGGTAAAGGTGGTAGGAAAGATGGCGGAAGAGTGCAAGATCGCTCTCAGGAATGTCAGAAGGGATACCAATGATCAGTTGAAATCCCTGAAGAAAGATAATGAGATCTCGGAGGACGAATTATATACTTGGCAGGATGAGGTCCAGAAGATAACTGATAAGTATATCGAAAAAGCCGAGAACGTCCTCGCAGCCAAGGAAAAAGAAATTATGGAGATATGA
- a CDS encoding pyruvate carboxylase: MKISRQTYDERITPKELKEKGVRHIIEKIRNTNGYYVTNTERDLSQSDLKNRIMPRTQLLVAEQRNDAGYFSIEISGGASVHVDMLRKQINPLEKLQILSASMPDTLFQTLCRGINLFGYRPYPENVIRLTVRSFARYIHVWRVFDFLNYIPNMIPVFEEVKAAGCILEPAICFSTGPEHTDEFYVKKVGEILEVTGDDIILCIKNHGGLGTPRRIGNLVKAILGKYPDLIIHYHGHNTDGNDIGRIVEAVLSGAKIVDAGDHAFVGFYGPPPILTVVDTLDEYRYHAAGLDRQAVIDTSNVLRREREYYKDFESQFFGFDPTVQIHKLPGGATGSSFEQALKGEFLHLMPEILQNELPKVQVELGNWWSVTPGSQILWTTAVNNVLKKARYKDASDDLKNLLLGRYGEFPFYRPSDDIYQTIFGPAWKEILKRDGGYQKIEDTDLEIEKKTLEHRLRRGATEDELVLYLQHPNDAVDFLKFEAKYGKTWVLPPSIWFKRGGFDFGERLEFPDASGKRHSIEIGHQRKTKAGDVVTHLIIDHHPEPILTELGEEGEGVKRKVTLSSKEIDALAKAGDIRSQIAACVREIPVAEGDEVTAGQLLIVLEAMKMLNNIISEINGKVGEIFVSPGDTVAVGDPLMTIGK, from the coding sequence ATGAAAATATCAAGACAGACTTACGATGAAAGAATAACCCCCAAGGAATTGAAGGAAAAAGGGGTTCGTCATATTATCGAGAAGATCAGAAATACAAATGGTTACTATGTTACCAATACGGAAAGGGACCTCTCCCAGTCAGATCTTAAAAACCGGATCATGCCCCGTACCCAGCTCTTAGTTGCCGAACAGAGAAACGACGCCGGCTATTTTTCCATAGAAATATCCGGTGGCGCCTCCGTTCACGTGGACATGCTGAGGAAGCAGATCAATCCCCTGGAAAAATTGCAGATCTTAAGCGCCAGTATGCCTGACACATTATTTCAGACCCTCTGTCGCGGGATCAATCTGTTCGGTTACCGGCCCTATCCGGAAAATGTGATTCGTTTAACAGTGCGAAGTTTCGCCCGGTATATCCATGTATGGCGGGTATTTGATTTTCTCAATTACATACCGAATATGATCCCCGTCTTTGAAGAGGTGAAGGCGGCAGGATGTATCTTAGAACCGGCGATATGCTTTTCCACCGGACCGGAGCATACAGACGAATTTTATGTAAAAAAGGTGGGAGAGATCCTCGAGGTAACCGGAGACGATATTATTCTCTGCATAAAAAACCACGGGGGATTGGGAACACCCAGACGGATCGGCAATCTCGTGAAGGCGATCCTGGGGAAATACCCCGATCTTATTATTCATTATCACGGACACAACACAGACGGCAATGATATCGGAAGAATTGTGGAGGCGGTGCTCTCCGGCGCCAAAATTGTGGATGCAGGAGACCATGCCTTCGTCGGTTTCTACGGCCCCCCTCCCATACTGACCGTGGTGGATACCCTTGATGAATACAGATACCACGCCGCTGGCCTTGACCGGCAGGCTGTCATTGATACGTCCAATGTCTTACGAAGGGAAAGGGAATACTATAAGGATTTTGAGTCCCAGTTTTTCGGATTTGATCCCACCGTGCAGATACATAAACTCCCCGGGGGAGCCACAGGTTCAAGTTTTGAACAGGCCCTCAAGGGAGAGTTCCTACACTTGATGCCGGAAATCCTGCAAAATGAACTGCCGAAGGTTCAAGTAGAGCTGGGAAACTGGTGGAGTGTAACACCTGGTTCCCAGATCCTCTGGACAACGGCGGTCAACAACGTCCTGAAGAAGGCGAGATATAAAGACGCCAGTGACGATCTGAAGAATCTGCTGCTGGGCAGATATGGTGAGTTTCCCTTTTACCGTCCGTCGGATGATATTTATCAGACCATCTTCGGCCCGGCGTGGAAAGAAATTCTGAAACGCGATGGCGGTTACCAGAAGATTGAAGACACAGACCTTGAGATAGAAAAGAAGACACTGGAACATCGTCTGAGACGCGGCGCAACGGAGGATGAACTAGTTTTATATTTACAGCACCCCAATGATGCGGTGGATTTCCTCAAATTTGAGGCGAAGTACGGTAAGACCTGGGTACTGCCTCCTTCTATCTGGTTTAAGCGGGGAGGGTTTGATTTCGGGGAAAGATTAGAGTTTCCCGATGCTTCCGGGAAAAGGCATTCCATTGAAATTGGTCACCAGCGCAAGACAAAGGCGGGAGATGTTGTTACACACCTGATCATTGACCACCACCCGGAACCGATACTAACAGAGCTTGGAGAGGAAGGAGAGGGGGTCAAGAGAAAGGTTACATTATCCTCGAAAGAGATTGACGCCCTGGCAAAGGCAGGCGACATCCGGTCACAGATTGCCGCCTGTGTCAGGGAAATACCCGTGGCAGAAGGGGATGAGGTAACAGCGGGACAGCTACTGATCGTTCTGGAGGCCATGAAGATGCTGAATAATATTATATCGGAAATAAATGGAAAAGTGGGAGAGATATTTGTATCTCCGGGTGATACGGTCGCCGTGGGCGATCCGTTAATGACCATCGGGAAGTAA
- a CDS encoding biotin carboxylase N-terminal domain-containing protein: MAKGKIKRVLIANRGEVALRIIRTVRELGLTAVAIYEKPDSEAYFIRSADDAIMIGDGPRKDYLDIDRVIWAARKSNADAIHPGYGFLSENPDLSVACEEAGIIFIGPPPEAMRDLGNKVTARKIMARANIPLIPGTDNLSPGEAGINEAIAFGKKYGYPLMLKASSGGGGRGIRKVTDEIELLNQLPLARSEALSSFNDDSIYLEKCIEVPRHVEIQILADCHGNIIHLGSRDCSIQRRHQKLLEIAPAELPDDVLKAMYENAIRVVREANYTNAGTVEFLVDSHTNEFWFMEVNTRLQVEHTITEALTLIDIVREQIRIAEGHALDIPQERINLVGKAIQVRINAEDPQNNFMPEGGKIVEVYQSPGGPGVRLDGGVYQGFKIPTEYDSLMVKMTIRGYNWEQTIQRLKRALNDFLIVGPKTTIPFYLAICDEPDFKAGRFDTGYLDTHPEIFNYPEPEREIAKLARVIAEIHVRKTNPYTY, from the coding sequence ATGGCAAAAGGGAAGATCAAGAGGGTATTGATAGCTAACAGGGGTGAAGTCGCCCTGCGTATCATAAGAACAGTCAGGGAATTGGGACTTACCGCCGTGGCGATATATGAAAAACCGGACAGTGAAGCCTATTTTATCAGGTCGGCCGACGATGCGATCATGATCGGTGACGGTCCGAGGAAAGATTATCTCGATATTGACAGGGTCATATGGGCGGCACGAAAAAGTAACGCCGATGCCATTCATCCCGGTTATGGATTTTTATCCGAAAATCCCGATCTTTCCGTAGCATGTGAAGAGGCCGGGATCATTTTTATCGGTCCTCCTCCCGAGGCCATGCGAGATCTGGGAAATAAAGTAACCGCAAGGAAGATCATGGCCAGGGCCAATATCCCCCTTATACCCGGTACGGATAACCTGTCTCCCGGAGAAGCGGGGATAAATGAAGCCATTGCCTTTGGCAAAAAATACGGCTATCCCTTGATGTTAAAGGCATCGTCGGGTGGCGGCGGTAGAGGGATTAGGAAGGTCACCGATGAGATAGAGCTTCTGAATCAGTTACCTCTGGCAAGATCAGAGGCCCTTTCCTCCTTCAATGACGACAGCATTTATCTGGAAAAATGTATTGAGGTTCCTCGACATGTGGAGATACAGATCCTCGCCGATTGTCATGGAAACATTATCCATTTGGGTTCCCGGGACTGCTCCATTCAACGGAGGCATCAAAAACTGCTCGAGATTGCCCCGGCTGAACTCCCCGACGATGTCCTGAAAGCCATGTATGAAAATGCCATCAGGGTTGTTAGGGAGGCCAATTACACGAATGCGGGGACGGTTGAATTTCTCGTTGATTCCCACACAAACGAATTCTGGTTCATGGAAGTGAACACGAGATTACAGGTAGAGCATACGATCACGGAAGCACTGACCCTGATAGATATTGTCAGGGAACAGATACGAATTGCCGAAGGTCATGCCCTCGATATACCGCAGGAGCGGATAAACCTGGTGGGCAAGGCAATTCAGGTAAGGATCAACGCCGAAGACCCCCAAAATAATTTTATGCCGGAGGGGGGGAAAATTGTGGAAGTCTATCAATCGCCGGGCGGTCCGGGGGTTAGACTTGATGGCGGTGTCTATCAAGGATTCAAGATCCCTACCGAATACGATTCGTTGATGGTAAAGATGACCATCCGTGGGTACAACTGGGAACAGACGATACAGAGGCTGAAAAGGGCGTTGAACGATTTTTTGATTGTCGGTCCCAAAACTACAATTCCCTTTTATCTTGCCATCTGTGATGAACCTGATTTTAAAGCGGGAAGGTTTGATACGGGGTACCTGGACACGCACCCGGAGATTTTCAACTATCCGGAACCAGAACGGGAGATTGCTAAACTTGCCAGGGTGATTGCGGAAATTCATGTAAGAAAAACAAACCCTTACACTTATTAG
- a CDS encoding isoprenyl transferase, with amino-acid sequence MEKSDLKKLPRHIAIIMDGNGRWAKKHALGRISGHRKGAEAVRVTVRTCREIGIEYLTLYAFSVENWLRPREEVEGLMNLLGEFLHSELREMLDNDIRLTAIGNIEALREPLKNILRKTMEATAHNRGMIFNLALSYGGRDEIVEAVRKILKDSETDRITSFQVTKELFSRYLQTSHMPDPDLLIRTSGEYRLSNFLLWQTAYTELYFTDVLWPDFGRGDLLEAIAEYQARERRFGLTSEQLRNG; translated from the coding sequence ATGGAAAAGAGCGATCTTAAAAAACTTCCCCGGCATATTGCTATCATCATGGATGGCAACGGGAGGTGGGCCAAAAAGCATGCCCTGGGAAGAATATCAGGACACAGGAAGGGTGCCGAAGCCGTCCGGGTTACGGTAAGGACCTGTCGGGAGATTGGCATAGAGTACCTTACCCTGTATGCCTTTTCTGTAGAGAACTGGCTCCGTCCCAGGGAGGAAGTAGAAGGATTGATGAATCTACTGGGGGAGTTCCTCCATTCAGAGCTTCGAGAAATGCTCGACAACGACATCCGTTTGACAGCCATTGGCAACATCGAGGCATTAAGGGAACCACTAAAAAATATACTCCGAAAAACCATGGAGGCAACGGCTCATAATAGGGGAATGATCTTCAATCTGGCCCTCAGTTACGGGGGCAGGGATGAAATCGTTGAGGCCGTAAGGAAGATATTAAAGGATAGCGAGACCGACAGGATTACCTCTTTCCAGGTGACAAAAGAATTATTTTCCCGTTATCTACAAACCTCCCATATGCCCGATCCCGATCTGTTGATCAGAACCAGCGGTGAATATCGGTTAAGTAACTTTCTCCTCTGGCAGACGGCTTACACAGAGCTTTATTTCACCGATGTCCTGTGGCCTGACTTCGGACGGGGAGACCTCCTCGAAGCTATCGCCGAATATCAGGCGAGAGAGAGAAGGTTTGGCCTGACAAGTGAACAGTTAAGAAATGGTTAA